From the genome of Staphylococcus haemolyticus, one region includes:
- the bcp gene encoding thioredoxin-dependent thiol peroxidase codes for MLKKGQKFPEFKLENQNGEWITNETIKGSKTIIYFYPRDNTPTCTTEACDFRDNIEQFNDLNVQIYGVSGDTKKKHQNFIAKHNLNFDLLVDEDFQLSKAIGVYQLKKSFGKESMGIVRTTFIIDEDGVIIDVIEKVKVKTQIEELNQILG; via the coding sequence ATGCTTAAAAAGGGACAAAAATTTCCAGAATTTAAATTAGAAAATCAGAATGGTGAATGGATTACTAATGAGACAATAAAAGGAAGCAAAACAATTATTTATTTTTATCCACGTGATAATACTCCAACTTGTACAACAGAAGCATGTGACTTTAGAGACAACATAGAACAATTTAATGACTTGAATGTTCAAATATATGGAGTCAGTGGTGATACTAAGAAAAAACATCAAAATTTTATTGCAAAACATAATCTTAATTTTGATTTATTAGTTGATGAGGATTTTCAATTATCTAAAGCAATAGGTGTCTATCAATTGAAAAAATCATTTGGTAAAGAATCTATGGGTATTGTTCGCACAACATTTATTATTGATGAGGATGGCGTTATCATCGATGTCATTGAAAAGGTTAAAGTAAAAACACAAATTGAAGAACTAAATCAAATTTTGGGGTGA
- a CDS encoding NAD(P)-dependent oxidoreductase codes for MKIVSLKRLGEIEASLINSYPDLDFYFFKKAVDIPTELKNELEILIGYDSGVDKNFINACPNLKWISWYATGVNNLPLEVIKERNIILTNTRGIQAKQVSEFVLSFILNDYKKMRTSYVNQVNKVYDSKLTGKRLSDEKVLILGTGSLAQQTVKLLKPFELEIIGISKSGHHKDGFDNIYTIEDLESHLNKADIIINTLPETQETYHLLSERHFKIMNDKCLFINVGRGTIVEEKILIKVLNHNLIRHAYLDVFENEPLDANNELYKLDNVTITAHITGNDKNIKSDATKLFERNLNDFLNKNDVIENRVDLYKGY; via the coding sequence ATGAAAATAGTTAGTTTAAAGCGATTAGGAGAAATAGAAGCTTCACTTATAAACAGCTACCCGGATTTAGATTTTTATTTTTTCAAGAAAGCAGTAGATATACCGACAGAACTTAAAAATGAATTAGAGATATTGATTGGCTATGATAGTGGCGTTGATAAGAACTTTATTAATGCTTGTCCAAACTTAAAATGGATCTCCTGGTATGCTACAGGTGTTAATAATCTACCATTAGAAGTTATTAAAGAAAGAAATATTATTTTAACTAATACTAGGGGAATACAGGCTAAACAAGTTTCAGAATTTGTTTTATCCTTCATACTTAATGACTATAAGAAAATGCGCACATCATATGTTAATCAAGTAAATAAAGTGTATGATTCTAAACTAACTGGTAAACGATTGAGCGATGAAAAAGTATTAATACTAGGAACAGGATCGTTAGCTCAACAAACCGTCAAATTACTCAAACCGTTTGAATTGGAAATAATCGGTATAAGTAAATCCGGTCATCATAAAGATGGTTTCGATAATATTTATACAATAGAAGATTTAGAATCACATTTAAATAAAGCTGATATTATTATTAATACATTACCTGAAACTCAAGAAACATATCATTTATTGTCGGAAAGACATTTCAAAATTATGAATGATAAATGTTTATTTATTAATGTAGGTAGAGGAACAATTGTTGAGGAAAAAATACTCATAAAAGTATTAAATCATAACTTAATTCGCCATGCATATTTAGATGTATTTGAAAATGAACCATTAGATGCAAACAATGAATTATATAAATTAGATAATGTGACGATTACAGCACATATAACAGGAAATGACAAAAATATAAAAAGTGATGCTACAAAACTATTTGAGAGGAATTTGAATGATTTTCTCAATAAAAATGATGTAATTGAGAATAGAGTCGATTTATATAAAGGTTATTAA
- the perR gene encoding peroxide-responsive transcriptional repressor PerR, translated as MSAELESIDHELEESIAALRRAGVRITPQRQAIIRYLIASHSHPTADEIYQALSPDFPNISVATIYNNLRVFKSIGIVKELTYGDASSRFDFNTHNHYHVICEKCGKIVDFHYPQLDEVEQLAQHITEFDVTHHRMEIYGICKECKDKEE; from the coding sequence ATGAGTGCAGAACTGGAGTCTATTGATCATGAGTTAGAAGAGTCAATTGCAGCCCTAAGAAGAGCTGGTGTAAGAATCACACCACAACGTCAAGCCATCATTCGTTATCTCATTGCATCTCATTCACATCCAACTGCGGATGAAATTTATCAAGCACTTTCACCTGATTTTCCAAATATTAGTGTTGCGACTATATATAATAATTTAAGAGTGTTTAAAAGTATTGGCATAGTTAAAGAGTTAACATATGGAGATGCATCAAGTCGATTTGATTTTAATACTCATAATCATTATCACGTTATTTGTGAGAAATGTGGCAAGATTGTAGACTTCCATTATCCTCAACTTGATGAAGTTGAACAACTTGCACAGCATATCACAGAGTTCGACGTAACACATCACCGTATGGAAATATATGGTATTTGTAAAGAATGCAAAGATAAAGAAGAATAA
- a CDS encoding PTS transporter subunit IIC produces MSKQRVSLKYFFSNILNAVGAGVVLALLPNALLGEFLKLFMDAHPMLETVFQLVMIIQSFMAFIIGVLAAHQFKFNGAGSCMVGIAAMLGSGAVQFTAKGIVLKGIGDIINIILVVIIACAIYMFLQGKLGSLEMIILPVVIPVLSALIGLLTLPYVQTITKGLGHMVNSFTDLNPLIMSILISVTFSLLMVTPISLVAIATAISLTGLGSGAANMGIVAACVTFIFGSIRVNSMGVNIVLLIGAAKMMIPVYLKHLIIAVPLTLNGIVSGVLAYAIGIKGTPLSAGFGYTGLVGPINAFNRMSGDATIIIILLVFGYFVIPFVSAFIIHEICKKLIPSYHDGIYKFEIPKQ; encoded by the coding sequence ATGAGTAAACAACGTGTAAGTTTAAAGTATTTTTTTAGTAATATTCTAAATGCGGTAGGTGCTGGAGTAGTATTAGCTTTATTGCCAAATGCGTTATTAGGAGAATTTTTGAAATTATTTATGGATGCACATCCAATGCTCGAAACTGTGTTTCAATTAGTAATGATAATTCAATCATTCATGGCATTTATTATCGGTGTTTTAGCTGCACATCAATTTAAGTTTAATGGGGCAGGTTCTTGTATGGTAGGCATAGCCGCAATGCTTGGATCTGGAGCGGTTCAATTTACAGCTAAGGGCATTGTTTTAAAAGGGATTGGAGATATAATCAATATCATATTAGTTGTAATTATAGCTTGTGCAATATATATGTTTTTACAAGGAAAATTAGGCTCACTTGAAATGATTATATTACCGGTTGTAATACCTGTATTAAGTGCATTAATTGGTTTATTAACTTTACCTTATGTACAAACAATTACTAAAGGACTTGGCCATATGGTAAATTCATTCACTGATCTTAATCCTTTAATTATGTCTATACTAATAAGTGTGACTTTCTCATTGTTAATGGTTACACCTATTTCATTAGTCGCCATAGCAACAGCTATAAGTTTAACTGGTTTGGGAAGTGGTGCTGCTAACATGGGCATTGTCGCAGCTTGTGTGACTTTTATATTCGGTTCAATAAGAGTTAACTCTATGGGGGTTAATATTGTTTTACTTATAGGTGCAGCGAAGATGATGATTCCAGTCTATTTAAAACATTTAATTATTGCAGTTCCTTTAACTTTAAATGGTATCGTTTCTGGTGTATTGGCATATGCTATAGGTATTAAAGGCACACCTTTATCTGCCGGATTTGGTTATACAGGCTTGGTAGGACCGATTAATGCATTTAATAGAATGTCTGGAGACGCTACTATAATTATTATTTTGCTCGTTTTCGGCTATTTTGTTATTCCATTTGTGAGTGCATTCATTATACATGAAATATGCAAAAAATTAATACCAAGCTATCATGATGGTATATACAAATTCGAAATTCCTAAGCAATAA
- a CDS encoding ABC transporter substrate-binding protein/permease, translated as MKKLTKVLAIAILISLTLIYIQPMALADEDATWNKIKDRGELRVGLSADYAPLEFEKTKNGKTEYAGVDIELAKKIAKDNHLKLKIVNMQFDSLLGALKTGKIDVIISGMTTTPERKKEVDFSEPYMETGNVMLIRKNNNDTYHKLSDFNNKKIGAQKGSEQEKIAQQEIENAQISSLNRLPDAILALKSKKIDGLVIEKPVADAYAKQNKDLNIAHVSFNEEKKPTVIALPKDSPILLEHLNHSIKDVKDKHLINKYMDIASEQMVNDGSFIQKYGTFFLKGLQNTIIISLIGVVCGAIIGSFIALAKLSKFKIISLPATIYIEFLRGTPMLVQVFIVFFGTTALLGLDISALICGTIALVINSSAYIAEIIRAGINAVDKGQTEAAQCLGLNYSKTMIHIILPQAFKNILPALGNEFVTLIKESSIISTIGVGEIMFNAQVVQGISFDPFTPLIIAACMYFVLTFSLSRLMSLIEGRLKASD; from the coding sequence ATGAAAAAATTAACAAAAGTACTTGCGATAGCAATCTTAATTAGTTTGACATTGATATACATACAACCAATGGCATTAGCTGATGAAGATGCAACTTGGAATAAAATTAAAGATAGGGGTGAATTAAGAGTAGGATTATCAGCTGATTACGCACCATTAGAATTTGAAAAAACTAAAAATGGTAAAACAGAGTATGCTGGTGTAGATATTGAATTAGCAAAAAAAATTGCCAAAGATAATCATTTAAAGTTAAAAATAGTGAATATGCAATTTGATAGCCTACTTGGAGCTTTGAAAACTGGAAAAATTGACGTAATTATATCAGGAATGACAACAACACCTGAAAGAAAAAAAGAAGTTGATTTTTCCGAGCCATATATGGAAACAGGAAATGTTATGTTAATTAGAAAAAATAATAATGATACCTACCATAAGTTGAGTGATTTTAATAATAAAAAAATAGGAGCTCAAAAGGGAAGTGAACAAGAAAAAATTGCACAGCAAGAAATAGAAAATGCACAAATAAGTTCATTAAATCGTTTACCAGATGCAATTTTGGCACTTAAAAGTAAAAAAATTGATGGTTTAGTAATCGAAAAACCAGTAGCAGATGCTTATGCTAAGCAAAATAAGGATTTAAATATTGCCCATGTTTCTTTCAATGAAGAAAAGAAACCCACAGTTATAGCACTACCGAAAGACTCACCAATTTTATTAGAACACTTAAATCACTCTATTAAAGATGTTAAAGATAAACATTTAATTAATAAATATATGGATATTGCTTCAGAACAAATGGTTAATGATGGAAGCTTTATTCAAAAGTATGGAACTTTTTTCTTAAAAGGATTACAAAACACTATAATAATCTCTTTAATTGGTGTTGTATGTGGAGCAATAATCGGGTCATTTATTGCACTTGCAAAATTAAGTAAGTTTAAAATTATTTCTTTACCCGCAACAATATATATAGAATTTTTAAGAGGAACACCGATGTTAGTGCAAGTGTTTATCGTATTTTTTGGCACTACCGCGCTTTTAGGATTAGACATTTCTGCTTTAATTTGTGGGACGATTGCCTTAGTTATTAATTCTTCAGCCTATATTGCTGAGATAATTAGAGCTGGAATTAATGCAGTTGATAAAGGCCAAACTGAAGCTGCACAATGCTTGGGGTTAAACTACTCAAAAACAATGATTCATATCATATTGCCTCAAGCTTTTAAAAATATATTGCCAGCGCTAGGAAACGAATTTGTAACTTTAATAAAAGAATCATCAATCATATCTACAATTGGGGTTGGTGAAATTATGTTTAATGCACAGGTTGTTCAAGGTATTTCATTTGATCCATTTACGCCATTAATCATAGCAGCATGTATGTACTTTGTATTAACTTTTTCATTATCAAGATTAATGAGTTTAATCGAAGGGAGACTGAAAGCAAGTGATTAA
- a CDS encoding amino acid ABC transporter ATP-binding protein: MIKIENLNKKFGKNEVLKDINLEIKKGEVLAIIGPSGSGKSTLLRCMNLLETPTNGRVIFEGNELSNHKNNLNKLRQKMGMVFQNFNLFPHKTVLNNIILAPKLLNKSDLNQLKQEALTLLEKVGLEDKANVYPSQLSGGQKQRVAIARALAMHPDIILFDEPTSALDPEVVYDVLKVMKDLAKEGMTMVVVTHEMGFAKDVSDKVIFMADGYVIEEGSPQQIFQSPTHQRTQNFLSRVL; this comes from the coding sequence GTGATTAAAATTGAAAATTTAAATAAAAAATTTGGAAAAAATGAAGTGCTTAAGGATATTAATTTAGAGATTAAAAAAGGTGAAGTATTAGCGATTATAGGACCATCAGGAAGTGGAAAAAGCACTTTATTAAGATGTATGAATTTGTTAGAAACACCGACAAATGGAAGGGTTATATTCGAAGGTAATGAACTCTCTAATCACAAAAATAACTTAAATAAATTACGTCAAAAAATGGGCATGGTCTTTCAAAATTTTAATCTATTTCCACATAAAACTGTATTAAATAACATCATATTGGCACCTAAGTTATTAAATAAAAGCGATTTAAATCAATTGAAACAAGAGGCATTAACTTTATTAGAAAAAGTTGGACTTGAAGATAAGGCAAATGTATATCCTTCTCAATTATCTGGAGGACAAAAACAAAGAGTTGCGATTGCAAGGGCACTGGCTATGCATCCAGATATTATATTGTTTGATGAACCTACGTCTGCATTGGATCCAGAGGTAGTGTATGATGTGCTAAAGGTAATGAAAGATTTAGCTAAAGAAGGAATGACAATGGTTGTTGTTACACACGAAATGGGATTTGCAAAAGATGTGAGTGATAAAGTTATATTTATGGCAGATGGGTATGTTATTGAAGAAGGTTCACCTCAGCAAATATTTCAATCACCAACACATCAAAGAACGCAAAACTTTTTATCAAGAGTTTTATAA
- the queG gene encoding tRNA epoxyqueuosine(34) reductase QueG has protein sequence MDYNWLKQEIIDYAYSIGIDSIGFTTADPFDELKKKLEDYHANGYASGFEESDISLRTEPKLSLPTARSIIAIAVGYPNKLKGAPKSVRGDRRGMFARASWGQDYHSIMRKRLDKLADFIQSKVPDVELKSMVDTGVLSDRAVAERAGLGFAGRNGFIINPDLGTWSYLGELLVSIPFEPDDPLLDSCGDCTICVDRCPTGALVGNGQLNSQKCISFLTQTKGYLQDEYRYKIGNRLYGCDTCQQVCPRNRGINTTHDDIILEPEILKPRLVPLLQMSNKEFKQTYGHLAGAWRGKKPIQRNAIIALAHFNEETAIPELKEVALNDPRPMIRGTAYWAIGQIQGEDAREFIVANYENEIEEVQNEMIKGLEMRKL, from the coding sequence TTGGATTATAATTGGCTTAAACAAGAAATCATCGATTATGCATATTCAATAGGTATTGATAGTATAGGTTTTACTACTGCCGATCCATTTGATGAACTTAAAAAGAAATTAGAAGATTATCATGCAAATGGCTATGCTTCGGGTTTTGAAGAGTCAGATATTTCATTAAGAACTGAGCCAAAATTAAGTTTGCCTACCGCACGCTCAATTATAGCAATTGCTGTTGGATATCCGAATAAGCTTAAAGGTGCGCCTAAAAGTGTCAGAGGTGATCGCCGAGGTATGTTTGCTCGTGCCTCTTGGGGGCAAGACTATCACTCTATTATGCGTAAACGTTTAGATAAACTTGCTGATTTTATTCAATCTAAAGTTCCTGATGTAGAATTAAAAAGTATGGTTGATACTGGTGTATTATCAGATAGGGCCGTTGCTGAACGAGCAGGTTTAGGATTTGCTGGACGTAATGGTTTTATTATTAATCCAGATTTAGGAACATGGAGTTATTTAGGTGAATTGTTAGTGAGTATCCCATTTGAACCTGATGATCCATTACTTGATAGCTGTGGAGATTGTACAATTTGTGTAGATAGATGTCCTACAGGGGCGCTTGTTGGAAATGGTCAATTGAATTCTCAAAAATGTATTAGTTTTTTAACTCAAACTAAAGGATATTTGCAAGATGAATATAGATATAAGATAGGCAATCGCTTATATGGATGTGACACGTGCCAACAAGTTTGTCCTAGAAATAGGGGAATCAATACAACACATGATGACATTATACTAGAACCTGAGATTCTAAAACCAAGATTGGTACCGTTATTACAAATGAGCAATAAAGAATTCAAACAAACATATGGGCATTTAGCTGGTGCTTGGCGAGGTAAAAAACCAATTCAACGTAATGCAATCATAGCTTTAGCACATTTTAATGAAGAGACAGCAATACCAGAACTTAAGGAAGTTGCATTAAATGATCCAAGACCTATGATAAGAGGGACGGCATACTGGGCGATTGGCCAAATTCAAGGTGAAGATGCACGTGAATTTATAGTTGCAAACTATGAAAATGAAATTGAGGAAGTTCAAAATGAAATGATAAAAGGACTAGAAATGAGGAAACTTTAA
- the trmL gene encoding tRNA (uridine(34)/cytosine(34)/5-carboxymethylaminomethyluridine(34)-2'-O)-methyltransferase TrmL, whose product MTNHIVLFQPEIPANTGNIARTCAGTNTHLHLIKPLGFSTDDKMLKRAGLDYWEHVNITYHESIEDFFDATQGEYYLLTKFGKQTYSDFDFSKEDTDYYFIFGRETTGLPDWVKDKYADTALRIPMSENIRSLNLSNTAALLIYEALRQQNFPGLS is encoded by the coding sequence ATGACAAACCATATTGTTTTATTTCAACCAGAAATTCCTGCAAATACTGGTAATATTGCACGTACCTGTGCAGGAACGAACACACATTTACATTTAATTAAGCCTTTGGGCTTCAGTACTGATGATAAAATGTTAAAACGTGCTGGCCTTGATTATTGGGAGCATGTAAATATTACTTATCATGAGAGTATTGAAGACTTTTTCGATGCTACTCAAGGTGAGTACTACTTACTAACTAAATTTGGAAAACAAACGTATAGTGATTTTGATTTTTCTAAAGAAGATACAGATTATTATTTTATATTTGGAAGAGAAACGACTGGATTACCGGATTGGGTAAAAGACAAATACGCTGACACGGCATTAAGAATTCCTATGAGTGAAAATATCAGATCGTTAAATTTATCTAACACAGCCGCTTTATTAATTTATGAAGCATTGCGACAACAAAATTTCCCAGGCTTATCCTAA
- a CDS encoding 6-phosphogluconolactonase translates to MAMNFKVFNDVEHVAEYTADIIRKQFNNNPTTIAGIHLTKDAAPVLDELKKDVDHNAVDFSQVNILDYDDNRSYYEALGVPASQIYPINLDDDAESLIDDKIKTKENKGKLILQVTSIDESGSLNVNVRQGLLKAREVVLVVTGANKREVVKKLYEENGKSSFEPSDLKAHRMVTVVLDRAAAEGLPEDVKEYFTARFA, encoded by the coding sequence ATGGCAATGAACTTTAAAGTATTTAATGATGTAGAACATGTAGCTGAGTACACAGCAGATATCATTAGAAAGCAATTTAATAATAACCCTACAACTATTGCGGGAATTCATTTAACAAAGGATGCTGCACCTGTTTTAGATGAGTTAAAGAAAGATGTAGATCATAATGCGGTTGATTTTAGTCAAGTAAATATCTTAGATTATGACGATAATCGCTCTTACTATGAAGCATTAGGTGTACCTGCTAGTCAAATTTATCCAATTAATCTTGACGATGATGCAGAATCTTTAATTGATGACAAAATTAAAACTAAAGAAAATAAAGGTAAATTAATTTTACAAGTTACTTCTATTGATGAATCAGGTAGTTTAAATGTAAATGTAAGACAAGGATTATTAAAAGCGCGTGAAGTAGTATTAGTTGTGACTGGTGCTAATAAACGTGAAGTTGTTAAAAAACTTTATGAAGAAAATGGTAAATCTAGCTTTGAACCATCTGATTTAAAAGCTCATAGAATGGTAACAGTTGTTTTAGATAGAGCAGCTGCAGAAGGTTTACCTGAGGATGTTAAAGAATATTTCACTGCTAGATTTGCTTAA
- a CDS encoding SAS053 family DNA gyrase inhibitor produces the protein MTKNKDSELNYHEEENAMVQDLDDLKTLGKEMEQISEENDEDKLNQSHE, from the coding sequence ATGACTAAAAATAAAGATTCAGAATTAAATTATCATGAGGAAGAAAATGCGATGGTTCAAGATTTAGATGACTTGAAAACCTTGGGTAAAGAAATGGAACAAATTTCTGAAGAAAACGACGAGGACAAGTTGAATCAATCGCATGAGTAA
- the fumC gene encoding class II fumarate hydratase produces MSVRIEHDTFGEIEVPGDKYWGAQTERSKRNFPVGKERMPIEVVYGFAQLKRGAALANHELGKLSDAKKDAIVYACDLILKGELDEHFPLVVWQTGSGTQSNMNVNEVVSFVANKYLKEQGIDESIHPNDDVNKSQSSNDTFPTAMHVALYHEVETKLEPALKHLRDTFKEKEDKYQSIIKIGRTHLQDATPIKLGQEISGWRYMLDKCEELLAESKKHILSLAIGGTAVGTGINAHPEFGNKVAKFISENTGYNFVSSENKFHALTSHDEVVQLHGTLKALAADLMKIANDIRWLASGPRAGLAEISIPENEPGSSIMPGKVNPTQCEMLTMVAVQVMGNDTTVGIASSQGNFELNVFKPVILHNTLQSIYLLADGMQTFNDNCAVGIEPIEENINNYLNQSLMLVTALNPHIGYEKAAQIAKKAHKEGLTLKESAIQSGHVTEEQFEEWIKPEDMVDPH; encoded by the coding sequence ATGTCAGTAAGAATTGAACACGATACATTCGGAGAAATTGAAGTACCTGGTGATAAATATTGGGGTGCACAAACGGAGAGAAGTAAACGAAACTTTCCTGTAGGTAAAGAACGTATGCCAATTGAAGTAGTATATGGATTTGCTCAATTAAAACGAGGTGCAGCATTAGCAAATCATGAACTAGGAAAACTAAGCGATGCTAAAAAAGATGCAATCGTTTACGCTTGTGATTTAATTTTAAAAGGGGAATTAGATGAACATTTCCCACTAGTTGTTTGGCAAACAGGAAGCGGTACGCAAAGTAACATGAACGTTAACGAAGTAGTCAGCTTCGTAGCAAATAAATATTTAAAAGAACAAGGTATCGATGAATCGATTCATCCTAATGATGATGTGAATAAATCTCAAAGTTCAAATGATACATTTCCAACAGCAATGCATGTTGCATTATATCATGAAGTTGAAACAAAACTTGAACCTGCATTAAAACATTTACGTGATACTTTTAAAGAAAAAGAAGATAAATACCAATCAATTATTAAAATTGGACGTACACACTTACAAGATGCGACACCAATTAAATTAGGTCAAGAAATTAGTGGCTGGCGTTATATGTTAGATAAATGTGAAGAATTATTAGCTGAATCAAAAAAACATATCTTAAGTTTGGCTATCGGTGGAACTGCCGTAGGTACAGGTATTAATGCACATCCAGAATTTGGTAATAAAGTTGCTAAATTTATCTCAGAGAATACTGGATATAACTTTGTATCATCTGAAAATAAATTCCATGCGTTGACTTCACATGATGAAGTCGTGCAATTACATGGTACGTTAAAAGCCTTAGCAGCAGACTTAATGAAAATCGCCAATGATATTAGATGGTTAGCTTCTGGTCCTAGAGCGGGACTTGCAGAGATTTCAATTCCTGAAAATGAACCAGGATCATCTATCATGCCTGGTAAAGTAAATCCAACACAATGTGAAATGTTAACTATGGTTGCAGTACAAGTTATGGGTAATGACACTACAGTTGGTATTGCAAGTTCTCAAGGTAATTTTGAATTAAATGTATTTAAACCAGTAATTCTTCATAATACATTACAATCAATTTACTTACTTGCAGATGGTATGCAAACGTTTAATGATAATTGTGCAGTCGGCATTGAACCAATTGAAGAAAACATTAATAATTATTTAAATCAATCATTAATGTTAGTTACTGCACTAAATCCACACATTGGTTATGAAAAAGCTGCTCAAATAGCTAAGAAAGCACATAAAGAAGGGTTAACTTTAAAAGAATCTGCTATTCAATCTGGTCATGTTACAGAAGAGCAATTTGAAGAATGGATTAAGCCTGAGGATATGGTTGACCCACACTAA
- a CDS encoding RluA family pseudouridine synthase yields MKFKIHENYNQNTLREIFQSLKLPKKDLHQLNMSKDITINNHPAKLTDKVVIGDDIYIPTPVEKSNYLPSYRYAQISYEDDDLAIVMKPKGVKTHPNDLKESNTLMNHVIYTLESDYVEPIHRLDQETVGLLIVAKNPLMKKILDRMLEENEITRIYKANVKSLLPIKPQTIDSPIGKDKFHPNKRRISNTGQRAITHILSSKMIKEGVCQLDIKLDTGRTHQIRVHLAEIGHPVIGDPLYGDSTLRQLELNSHKIEFKHPLTQELISVSLDDE; encoded by the coding sequence ATGAAGTTTAAAATACATGAGAATTATAATCAAAATACTTTGAGAGAAATTTTTCAATCATTGAAATTGCCTAAGAAAGACTTACATCAGTTAAATATGTCAAAAGATATAACTATTAACAATCACCCTGCGAAATTAACAGATAAAGTGGTTATCGGGGATGATATCTACATTCCAACACCAGTAGAAAAAAGTAATTACTTACCTAGTTATCGTTACGCACAAATTAGTTATGAAGATGATGATTTAGCTATTGTCATGAAACCTAAAGGCGTTAAGACGCATCCAAATGATTTAAAAGAGAGTAACACTTTAATGAATCATGTTATTTATACATTAGAAAGTGATTATGTCGAACCTATTCATCGCTTAGACCAAGAAACAGTTGGTTTACTCATTGTAGCTAAGAATCCTCTAATGAAAAAAATTCTAGATCGTATGTTGGAAGAAAATGAAATTACTAGAATATATAAGGCTAATGTTAAGTCATTATTACCAATTAAACCTCAAACTATTGATAGTCCTATAGGTAAGGATAAATTCCATCCTAATAAACGACGAATTTCTAATACAGGTCAACGAGCGATTACGCATATTCTTTCCTCTAAAATGATTAAAGAAGGCGTATGTCAATTGGATATTAAACTAGATACGGGTCGTACCCATCAAATTAGGGTTCATTTAGCTGAAATTGGTCATCCTGTTATAGGCGATCCTTTGTATGGTGATTCTACATTACGCCAACTAGAACTTAATAGTCATAAAATTGAGTTTAAACATCCACTCACTCAAGAATTAATATCAGTTAGTTTGGATGATGAATAA